One Metamycoplasma gateae genomic window, GTCCATTTAAATTAAACGATTTTTCTAATTTATTAGATCATATATCGCCAACACCAAAACTATATGAATATTCAAAATGTTCATCATATTGTGTTATTATCATTTGAGAATGGTTTAAACTTCATCCATAATTACACAATATTCTACCATCTTCATAGGTTCCATATCCGACTATCGCATGACCACCATCCCAAAATTTACTTTGATCTTCATCATACGAAACACCAGTATATCTTCCTGTAAATAATGTTGGTTTATTTTGGTTTGTAATTATATCTCATGTTAATTTTGGACCATTAGATCCTAAATAATAGTAATTAATTTCAGAATTTTTTCACTTGTTTCTTAGAATTGATTCTGATATATATTTTGCTTGTCATCAATTGTTAAGGCCACCGCCAAACCAAGTTTTTTGATATAAGTATTTTAAAAAATTGCTATTTAGATTTGGAATTATACTTAAATTAATGTTATTTTTTAAATCTAATTTATTATCAAAATTATCGCCTTTTAGGTTTAAGAAATTGTCTTTTTCCCAAATATTGTAATAACCAGATCCTTTAAAAAATTCATTGTACATAATTAGCATATTGACTGCTACATATCCACAAATACCACCTTTAGCCCGTTTCATGTAGAAATGCTTATCTTCATAATACGAAGGGAATTCCTTAAAATAATGATATTCAGGCAGGTCTTCAGGATTAAACGAATTTCTTACACTATTAATTCCGAAAGAATCATAATCAGCACATTTAAATCATCAAGAATTTTGTACTTCAAAATCTGAGTAAATTAGGCCATTTTTTCTTTACGTATCTTATTTTTTTTATATTCATCTGCGGTCTTAGCAGATTTTACTGCTTTATAATCTCCCATTTTAAAGTCTTCAAATTGCTTTGATTTAATTATTTTATTTTTATTTCGTTTATGATCTCCTGGTCAAGGTTTATCCCTTGTTTCAAATCTTGGTATCTCTACAAATCTACCATGTGAAATATAATTTAATTTATAAGCTTCTTTAAAATCAAAGTCAATTAACTTCATATCAGGATTTACTTCATAAACTTTGTTGTTAATATCGCTTATTACTAAGTATCCTTTATCTTTGAATCAAAACATTTTACCAGTTTTTACTTCATCGATTGAACTTATAATGTTATATGTTTTTATAATTTCCGTATCTTGTCTTCCTGTTAATTTTATAAAATC contains:
- a CDS encoding putative cysteine peptidase gives rise to the protein MYSDFEVQNSWWFKCADYDSFGINSVRNSFNPEDLPEYHYFKEFPSYYEDKHFYMKRAKGGICGYVAVNMLIMYNEFFKGSGYYNIWEKDNFLNLKGDNFDNKLDLKNNINLSIIPNLNSNFLKYLYQKTWFGGGLNNWWQAKYISESILRNKWKNSEINYYYLGSNGPKLTWDIITNQNKPTLFTGRYTGVSYDEDQSKFWDGGHAIVGYGTYEDGRILCNYGWSLNHSQMIITQYDEHFEYSYSFGVGDIWSNKLEKSFNLNGQKYTGIEMTKQLKEKGYIK